The following proteins come from a genomic window of Acidimicrobiales bacterium:
- a CDS encoding glycerophosphodiester phosphodiesterase: MANFPFLDWPGPIPFAHQGAHRSGGPGENTMSAFEAAIEMGYRYIETDAHVTADGVLVALHDDTLDRVTDRSGVIGEMPWAEVRKARVGGTEPVPLLEDLLGLHPDVRVNIDPKHDAAVEPLADAIRRTDAVDRVCIGSFSDRRLAQIRALLGDRICTSMGPRQVARLIAASRGLPAGRFTAACAQVPVKRGPVPLVTARFLEAAHSRGIQVHVWTINEPEEMVALLDLGVDGIMTDAPDVLKQVLDERTAWVTD; this comes from the coding sequence ATGGCGAACTTTCCGTTCCTCGACTGGCCCGGCCCGATCCCCTTCGCGCATCAGGGCGCCCACCGGTCGGGTGGACCGGGCGAGAACACCATGTCGGCGTTCGAGGCCGCCATCGAGATGGGCTACCGCTACATCGAGACCGACGCCCACGTCACGGCCGACGGCGTGCTCGTGGCGCTGCACGACGACACGCTCGACCGGGTGACCGACCGCAGCGGCGTCATCGGCGAGATGCCGTGGGCCGAGGTCCGCAAGGCCCGGGTGGGCGGCACCGAGCCCGTGCCCCTGCTGGAGGACCTGCTCGGCCTGCACCCCGACGTGCGGGTGAACATCGACCCCAAGCACGACGCCGCCGTCGAGCCGCTGGCCGACGCCATCCGCCGCACCGACGCCGTCGACCGGGTCTGCATCGGGTCGTTCTCCGACCGGCGGCTGGCCCAGATCCGGGCGCTGCTCGGCGACCGGATCTGCACGTCGATGGGGCCGCGCCAGGTGGCCCGGCTGATCGCCGCCTCCCGGGGGCTGCCGGCGGGGCGCTTCACCGCCGCGTGCGCTCAGGTGCCGGTGAAGCGGGGGCCGGTGCCGCTGGTGACGGCCCGCTTCCTGGAGGCCGCCCACAGCCGGGGCATCCAGGTGCACGTGTGGACGATCAACGAACCCGAAGAGATGGTCGCCCTCCTCGACCTCGGCGTCGACGGCATCATGACCGACGCTCCCGACGTGCTGAAGCAGGTGCTCGACGAGCGCACCGCCTGGGTCACGGACTGA
- a CDS encoding DUF2203 domain-containing protein produces the protein MDEPTRFWSLDEANGALRWVGDVVERAQDLLAEYRAQTSTSVRMVRQNGHGVVPADPLPIKACIDELAKEGVVLRDIERGLIDFPARAPDGRWYWLCWLPGEDEIGWWHWPDDGFAGRASITDRPA, from the coding sequence GTGGACGAGCCCACCCGGTTCTGGTCGTTGGACGAGGCGAACGGTGCGCTCCGTTGGGTCGGTGACGTGGTCGAGCGGGCGCAGGACCTGCTCGCCGAGTACCGGGCGCAGACGTCGACCAGCGTGCGCATGGTGCGCCAGAACGGCCACGGCGTGGTGCCCGCCGACCCGCTGCCCATCAAGGCCTGCATCGACGAGCTGGCCAAGGAGGGCGTCGTGCTGCGCGACATCGAGCGGGGCCTGATCGACTTCCCCGCCCGCGCTCCGGACGGGCGCTGGTACTGGCTGTGCTGGCTGCCGGGCGAGGACGAGATCGGCTGGTGGCACTGGCCCGACGACGGCTTCGCCGGGCGCGCGTCCATCACCGACCGTCCTGCCTGA
- a CDS encoding transglutaminase-like domain-containing protein: MDVTDRFAELVRGPEEHCRLDLGALLIAAHARRDLDVEENLTRLDKLASGCPEPTLDGVTSHLFQGEGFQGDTDEYSHPRNSLLDSVLDRKRGIPITLSVVVLEVARRLDVPLEGVGMPGHFLVRDKVDPSLYVDPFWRVQLDRAGCEKLFRALHGEKARLEERFLETVGNRAILARMLTNLRRSFAGVGDRTGALWAQCLRVLVPGATAEDRRELAALLAANGRFDAAAEELDAIADDGWGSDSDRVAARAMRAKLN, translated from the coding sequence GTGGACGTGACCGACCGGTTCGCGGAACTGGTGCGTGGGCCGGAGGAGCACTGTCGGCTCGACCTTGGGGCGCTGCTCATCGCCGCCCATGCCCGACGGGACCTCGACGTCGAGGAAAACCTGACCCGCCTCGACAAGCTGGCGAGCGGCTGCCCGGAGCCCACGCTCGACGGCGTGACCAGCCATCTCTTCCAGGGCGAGGGCTTCCAGGGCGACACCGACGAGTACAGCCACCCGCGCAACTCGCTGCTCGACTCCGTGCTCGACCGCAAGCGCGGCATCCCCATCACCCTGTCGGTGGTGGTGCTGGAGGTGGCCCGCCGGCTCGACGTGCCGTTGGAGGGCGTGGGGATGCCCGGCCACTTCCTGGTGCGCGACAAGGTCGATCCGTCGCTCTACGTCGACCCGTTCTGGCGGGTGCAGCTCGACCGGGCGGGTTGCGAGAAGCTGTTCCGGGCCCTGCACGGCGAGAAGGCCCGCCTCGAGGAGCGCTTCCTGGAGACCGTCGGCAACCGGGCGATCCTGGCCCGGATGCTCACCAACCTGCGGCGCTCGTTCGCGGGGGTGGGCGACCGCACCGGGGCGCTGTGGGCGCAGTGCCTGCGGGTGCTGGTGCCGGGGGCGACGGCGGAGGACCGGCGGGAGCTGGCCGCGCTGCTGGCCGCCAACGGCCGCTTCGACGCCGCCGCCGAGGAGCTCGACGCCATCGCCGACGACGGCTGGGGCAGCGACAGCGACCGCGTCGCCGCCCGCGCCATGCGCGCCAAGCTCAACTAG